The nucleotide window TAATCAGCACCAACAGAACTGCTAGCTGCTTTTTCTCCCATCTAACTGAAGCAGCCAAAAACAGTCTTAAGTTTAGTCGAGAAATGTATATACCCTCAACTGCTGGCACTGCCATCCAACAAGCTCCTCAAGCCACAAATGGCCTCTGCAGAGAGGCTACAGCACCTCAACTTCGGTTGCCGAGGTGGTGATGGCTCCCAGTGATCAAAAGAAGAGAAGCATACAACAATCACAGTGAGATTGTCAAATGTGTTGAGACGCAAGGCTTCCATGACAAGGTCCCTTGCACACTGTTCTGGGTCATCATGCCGCCTTAGCCCACGACGAACAAGGCTAATTGCCTGCTGGCTTGACATCACATCCCAAATTCCATCACACCCTATGATGAGGAATTCATCATCCTCAGTTAGGACCATCTGCTGGAACTCTGGATCCGCAATGAGAGGGGAAGAAGAACCATGAGGGAACTTCAGATCCCAGTCCCCCAAGGCTCGACTAACTGATAAAACACCATTGAGATACCCGTCCTCAATGTAACCACCCAACTCCTCAACTCGCCTCCTTTCTGATGGATAAATGGGTCTGTGATCTTTAGACATATCAATTGCCACTCCTTTCCGGCAGAGAACTGCTCTGCAGTCACCAGCATTGGCAACCAAGAGAATCCTGGAAGAGAAAAGAGATAAGTCAGAAGAAGATAAAGTAATGACAAAACAACTCTAAGCAGACTGGTTAAACCAAAGCATATATAAAGCAATTTGCAACTTCTTCTTGAGCTAACTCGCCTTCAACATAAGTAAGAAATAGTTTAAAGATAACATTAGCTCATCTAACCAATACAGCAAAAGTTGAGTTGAGGAAATCAGGAATCGAGCAACTGTTTGGTGTTCCAAGGAGCCTAAAACAAGATACTTGTGCAAATGAATACGTATATTCCTAACTCAGCATCTTTTAAACAAGGCAGTAAAATGGCATAAAATGATGCTGTGAAACTAATATGATGTAATTAAAACAATGTTTTtccaaggaaagaagaaaaatctttttgataagagaaaaatcCTAAAGCATGTATATTAATATACCTTCCAAATATCAAAGCAGTAAGAGCGGTTGTCCCTGAGGAACTACTCACACCACAGTCATCTGCCAAGGCCAGGTCAGCAAGAAGAAATGCTTTCCGAAGTGAGTTCTCAACCTCCTCTAAGAAAACTTCATCAACTTCGGATGTTTGGGGGAAGTCGACATCTTCAAAAAAGAGTCTAATAACATTCTTTCTTATATAAGCTGCTGCTGCAGGTCCTCCATGACCATCAAATACCTGTGTAGCATATACATCATCAGC belongs to Juglans regia cultivar Chandler chromosome 8, Walnut 2.0, whole genome shotgun sequence and includes:
- the LOC109000470 gene encoding probable protein phosphatase 2C 49 — protein: MVAEAEIVCQQSVTVLDVQYISASQTDIKGTDKVLDATLVSSTLPFMPTTRSGSFADIGPRRYMEDEHIRIDDLSSHLGSVFKFPKQSAFYGVFDGHGGPAAAAYIRKNVIRLFFEDVDFPQTSEVDEVFLEEVENSLRKAFLLADLALADDCGVSSSSGTTALTALIFGRILLVANAGDCRAVLCRKGVAIDMSKDHRPIYPSERRRVEELGGYIEDGYLNGVLSVSRALGDWDLKFPHGSSSPLIADPEFQQMVLTEDDEFLIIGCDGIWDVMSSQQAISLVRRGLRRHDDPEQCARDLVMEALRLNTFDNLTVIVVCFSSFDHWEPSPPRQPKLRCCSLSAEAICGLRSLLDGSASS